A section of the Babylonia areolata isolate BAREFJ2019XMU chromosome 1, ASM4173473v1, whole genome shotgun sequence genome encodes:
- the LOC143292949 gene encoding uncharacterized protein LOC143292949, translating into MASMRFLCCVLVSVLLYGHIAGHDQARPKRHAADDNDDDDDDTNDNPHLPLLQHLQEWTHRSIPGQDVQSRAVDMQRVMDRVGQALAPPGTPGRGLDSGSLMRLVNSVRQTGKDRIEFQLTDGDPNDPNSPEVSVVVETLSAEDLLASDEGRQQLSQLNAQLEQAVNSLSQGVEVMQGPDQVGGTVGNLLNASAEAMLGGLVDMLASADDGRMFLGVVGSQALQAIHQLTATLDQLPGLKGLLGKVYRLVEHLLASSQSSTKDMQQLFSNAAMLFHGMRGGQGGVMMMDVDSMLEMALNGLNANLELLELVVNEMHHTADSPSFLLALNDTRCLVKSLRGDLSIDTAAGCLQHLMQAIAMVNQSEHMVTNLIDSLIHFLDNPSALQSVTDLMKMPSLDKAFSMIRMMLGDLNEANADLVNAMQTLQAMLQNLLNNEAFLETLGNLLQNPESSQVYENAMQFLKEASLDDPATHQLLKVVNDSISMLWQEGGADMAVEKLEEVLTALKDNQQATQPLSDSQQALLDLLNKLLTLAQNAVHSGGKTTEVPPTPTTERPADTSTGNDVTVTVTVDRTTATKSPVTTPTPQSSPSLTTSPTPGTTAGPSSTTIDVSGGASTLSPQNTESPDTNDDSGSAHVSVSVLALTLAVLASSL; encoded by the exons ATGGCTTCAATGCGTTTCCTCTGTTGTGTTTTGGTTTCCGTGCTGCTCTACGGACATATCGCTG GTCATGACCAGGCACGGCCGAAGCGTCACGCGgctgacgataacgacgacgacgacgacgacaccaaCGACAACCCTCACCTGCCGCTCCTCCAACACCTGCAGGAGTGGACCCATCGCAGTATCCCCGGGCAGGACGTGCAGAGCCGGGCGGTGGACATGCAGAGAGTCATGGACCGCGTGGGTCAGGCCTTGGCACCACCCGGCACCCCAGGGCGGGGCCTGGACTCTGGCAGCCTTATGAGGCTGGTGAACTCCGTGCGGCAGACCGGCAAGGACAGGATTGAGTTCCAGCTGACGGATGGAGACCCCAACGACCCAAACAGCCCGGAGGTCAGCGTCGTGGTGGAGACGCTGTCTGCTGAAGATCTCCTCGCCAGCGACGAAGGGAGGCAGCAGCTGAGCCAGCTCAACGCTCAGCTGGAGCAGGCCGTGAACTCGCTCAGTCAGGGCGTGGAGGTGATGCAAGGTCCGGACCAGGTGGGGGGCACGGTCGGCAATCTCCTCAACGCCAGTGCCGAGGCGATGCTCGGTGGCCTTGTCGACATGCTGGCTAGCGCAGACGACGGCCGTATGTTTCTGGGTGTTGTGGGGTCTCAGGCCTTGCAGGCGATCCATCAGCTCACGGCAACACTGGATCAGCTCCCGGGTCTGAAAGGTCTCCTGGGGAAGGTCTATCGGCTCGTTGAGCATCTTCTCGCCAGCAGCCAAAGCAGCACCAAGGACATGCAGCAGCTGTTCTCCAACGCTGCCATGTTGTTTCACGGAATGAGGGGCGGACagggtggggtgatgatgatggacgtGGACAGCATGCTGGAGATGGCTCTCAACGGCCTGAATGCTAACCTGGAGCTGTTGGAGTTGGTGGTCAACGAGATGCACCACACGGCAGACAGCCCTAGCTTTCTTCTCGCATTGAACGACACGCGCTGTCTGGTGAAAAGTCTGAGAGGTGACCTGAGCATCGACACTGCTGCAGGGTGTTTGCAGCACTTGATGCAAGCCATAGCCATGGTGAACCAATCAGAACACATGGTCACCAATCTCATCGATTCCCTGATCCATTTTCTTGATAACCCTTCCGCTCTTCAGTCTGTCACAGATCTAATGAAGATGCCTAGTTTGGACAAAGCATTCAGCATGATCCGAATGATGTTAGGAGACTTGAACGAGGCCAACGCGGATTTGGTCAACGCCATGCAGACTCTGCAGGCTATGCTGCAAAATCTCTTGAACAACGAGGCCTTTCTGGAAACTCTTGGCAACCTTCTCCAGAACCCAGAGTCCAGCCAAGTGTACGAGAACGCCATGCAGTTCCTTAAGGAGGCCAGCCTTGATGACCCCGCGACCCATCAGCTTCTGAAGGTTGTCAACGACTCCATCAGCATGCTTTGGCAGGAAGGGGGCGCCGACATGGCAGTGGAGAAACTGGAGGAGGTTCTAACTGCGCTGAAGGACAACCAACAAGCCACTCAGCCTCTCAGCGACTCTCAGCAGGCGCTTTTAGACCTTCTCAACAAGCTTCTCACACTCGCGCAAAACGCAGTCCACAGCGGAGGGAAGACCACCGAagtaccccccaccccgacaactGAAAGGCCCGCTGACACCAGTACCGGCAATgacgtcaccgtcaccgtcacggTGGACAGAACGACCGCAACCAAGTCACCCGTCACGACGCCAACCCCCCAAAGCTCACCAAGCCTCACGACAAGTCCGACCCCCGGTACAACGGCAGGGCCAAGTTCCACGACGATCGACGTCAGCGGTGGAGCCTCCACGTTGTCGCCACAAAACACAGAGTCACCGGACACTAACGACGACAGCGGATCGGCCcatgtttccgtctctgtcttggCCCTCACCCTCGCTGTGCTGGCTTCATCGCTGTGA
- the LOC143292957 gene encoding uncharacterized protein LOC143292957 — protein MFVTICLVCFLGVLADVSGGEDSPASLNGGEPGNLANQLLRRTGFNVKDLPEDLMETGADLYQLAKNASGPIQTILVNVQGMLETNTSLAKIKETFLRLLTDAEFVRAAKRLMDEHKGNAGAPLFQRKIERMLLVQMQENGAGELTASVVCVVVVGFLGLVVVVRGLDFLI, from the exons ATGTTTGTCACAATTTGTTTGGTGTGCTTCCTTGGTGTCCTcgcag ACGTCTCTGGCGGAGAAGACTCACCAGCATCGCTCAATGGCGGGGAACCCGGAAACCTGGCCAACCAGCTGTTGCGGAGAACAGGGTTCAACGTCAAGGACCTGCCTGAGGACCTCATGGAGACGGGCGCTGACCTCTACCAGCTAGCCAAGAACGCCAGCGGGCCCATACAGACGATCCTGGTCAACGTCCAGGGCATGCTGGAAACCAACACCAGCCTGGCCAAGATCAAGGAGACGTTCCTGAGGTTGCTGACCGACGCTGAATTTGTCCGGGCGGCTAAGAGGCTGATGGATGAGCACAAGGGCAACGCCGGCGCCCCGTTGTTCCAGAGGAAGATTGAGAGGATGCTGTTGGTCCAGATGCAGGAGAACGGTGCTGGCGAGCTCACGGCGTCCGTggtgtgcgtggtggtggtgggctttctgggcctggtggtggtggtccgcGGCCTGGACTTTCTTATCTGA